A DNA window from Amycolatopsis sp. DSM 110486 contains the following coding sequences:
- a CDS encoding SDR family NAD(P)-dependent oxidoreductase encodes MSSRTPGCLYSGGGPKPPPETEEIVIITSIAGKTVLITGSNRGIGQALVEEALKRNAKRVYAGMRHPSAHADRRVTALALDVTDAAQIREAAAEVEALDVLVNNAGIALYDDLSDRSVLQQHLAVNLFGTHSVTQAFLPLLMRSAGAVVNNLSVNAFAPFPLIPAYSISKAAAFSLTQSLRALVAEHDVSVHAVLTGIVDTDMSRGVDIPKASPESVARGIFDGVEKGEEDIFPDPMAQSQAESWRTGAAKELERQYAAIAGASAQRV; translated from the coding sequence ATGAGTTCACGCACGCCCGGTTGTCTCTATTCGGGTGGTGGCCCGAAACCGCCACCCGAGACAGAGGAGATCGTCATCATCACGAGCATCGCAGGCAAAACCGTTCTCATCACCGGAAGCAACCGTGGCATCGGACAGGCGCTCGTCGAAGAAGCTCTGAAGCGAAACGCGAAGCGGGTCTACGCCGGGATGCGGCACCCCTCGGCCCACGCGGACCGGCGGGTCACCGCGCTCGCCCTGGACGTGACCGACGCGGCACAGATCCGCGAAGCCGCCGCCGAGGTCGAAGCTCTCGACGTCCTCGTCAACAACGCGGGTATCGCGCTTTACGACGACCTGAGTGATCGCTCGGTGCTCCAGCAGCACCTCGCCGTGAACCTCTTCGGTACCCACAGCGTGACCCAGGCCTTCCTGCCCTTGCTGATGCGGTCCGCCGGCGCCGTCGTCAACAACCTGTCGGTCAACGCGTTCGCCCCGTTCCCGCTCATCCCGGCCTACTCGATCTCGAAAGCCGCCGCGTTCTCCCTCACACAATCACTGCGCGCGCTGGTCGCCGAACACGACGTCAGCGTTCACGCTGTCCTCACCGGCATCGTGGACACCGACATGTCGCGAGGCGTCGACATTCCGAAGGCCTCCCCGGAGTCCGTCGCGCGCGGGATCTTCGACGGGGTGGAAAAGGGCGAAGAGGATATCTTCCCGGATCCCATGGCCCAGTCCCAAGCCGAAAGCTGGCGCACTGGGGCGGCGAAGGAGCTGGAGCGCCAGTACGCGGCGATCGCGGGGGCGAGCGCCCAGCGTGTCTGA
- a CDS encoding SDR family NAD(P)-dependent oxidoreductase: protein MLLEGKNAIVYGAAGAAGSAVARAFAREGARVFLTGRNLAKLDALAKEIGGAAETAVVDALDETAVESHCDAVVQAAGRIDISFNAVGIPQQGLQGIPLTDLPVASFLVPITTYTRAHFVTARAAARRMTVQRSGVILMHTPEPGRVGVPMLGGMGPAWAALEALNRELSVEYARSGVRAVCLRTTGMEETSTIDVVFGLHADALGITKEQFATVVAETTHRKRATTLAEFAEVAAFVASEKAAAMTGTVANLTGGVIVD, encoded by the coding sequence ATGCTGCTCGAAGGCAAGAACGCGATCGTCTACGGTGCCGCCGGCGCGGCCGGCAGCGCCGTGGCCCGAGCTTTCGCCCGTGAAGGGGCGCGGGTCTTTCTGACTGGCCGGAACCTCGCCAAGCTCGACGCACTGGCCAAGGAGATCGGCGGAGCGGCGGAGACGGCGGTGGTCGACGCACTCGACGAAACGGCCGTGGAGAGCCATTGCGACGCGGTGGTGCAGGCGGCGGGAAGGATCGACATCTCCTTCAACGCGGTCGGGATTCCGCAGCAAGGCCTGCAAGGAATCCCGCTGACCGACCTGCCGGTGGCGAGTTTTCTGGTGCCGATCACCACCTACACCCGGGCTCACTTCGTCACCGCCAGGGCCGCTGCGCGCCGCATGACGGTTCAGCGGTCCGGCGTGATCCTGATGCACACACCGGAACCAGGCCGGGTGGGTGTCCCGATGCTCGGCGGAATGGGCCCTGCCTGGGCCGCGCTCGAAGCCCTCAACCGGGAACTCTCGGTGGAATACGCGCGGTCCGGGGTCCGGGCCGTCTGCCTGCGCACCACGGGCATGGAGGAGACCTCGACGATCGATGTCGTCTTCGGGTTGCACGCCGACGCGCTCGGCATCACGAAAGAACAGTTCGCGACCGTTGTCGCCGAAACGACCCACCGCAAGCGTGCGACCACGCTGGCGGAGTTCGCCGAGGTGGCCGCTTTCGTCGCCTCTGAGAAGGCGGCCGCGATGACCGGCACGGTCGCCAACCTGACCGGCGGGGTCATCGTCGACTGA
- a CDS encoding isocitrate lyase/phosphoenolpyruvate mutase family protein, translating into MTTDVTDVKVRAERLRELHSGEMLVLPNVWDAASAAIVAEAGFPAVATASAAISAMLGHPDGEGAPWEEMFAAAGRVVRAVSVPVTVDAEAGYGMRPRELVDRLLDIGAAGCNLEDSDHRNGGLVEAGAQADRLAAVRAAAEGAGVPIVINARADTFLPTSGIPEPDRLAEAIRRGRLYRAAGADCVYPIGVRDRRDLATLVAELPGPVNGNTGEQLELSTLRELGVARVSYGPRFYRSALADLKTAVEKIRS; encoded by the coding sequence ATGACCACTGACGTGACGGATGTGAAGGTTCGCGCCGAACGGCTGCGCGAGCTCCACAGTGGAGAGATGCTCGTGCTGCCCAACGTGTGGGACGCGGCGAGCGCGGCGATCGTGGCCGAAGCGGGGTTTCCCGCGGTCGCCACCGCGAGCGCCGCCATTTCGGCGATGCTCGGCCATCCCGACGGTGAGGGTGCGCCGTGGGAGGAGATGTTCGCCGCTGCCGGCCGCGTCGTCCGCGCGGTTTCGGTTCCGGTCACGGTGGACGCCGAAGCGGGATACGGCATGCGGCCGCGTGAATTGGTCGACCGCTTGCTGGACATCGGCGCGGCCGGCTGCAACCTGGAGGACAGCGACCACCGCAACGGCGGGCTGGTCGAGGCCGGTGCGCAGGCCGACCGGCTCGCGGCCGTCCGCGCCGCCGCCGAGGGCGCCGGCGTCCCGATCGTGATCAACGCCCGTGCCGACACCTTCTTGCCCACCAGCGGAATCCCGGAACCGGACCGGCTCGCGGAAGCGATCCGGCGGGGTCGGCTCTACCGAGCCGCGGGCGCCGACTGCGTCTACCCGATCGGCGTACGCGACCGGCGTGACCTCGCCACGCTTGTCGCCGAGCTGCCCGGCCCGGTCAACGGCAACACGGGCGAGCAGTTGGAGCTGTCCACACTGCGGGAGCTCGGTGTGGCCCGAGTGTCCTACGGCCCCCGCTTCTACCGCTCGGCCCTGGCCGACCTGAAGACCGCCGTCGAGAAGATCAGGAGCTGA
- a CDS encoding SDR family NAD(P)-dependent oxidoreductase, whose amino-acid sequence MLLEKKNALVYGAGGAIGSAVALAFAAGGARVFLAGRTRAGLEVVAEKIRAEGGVADVATVDVLEVDAVEAHADAVVSEAGSLDVSFNATSLPQTGIQGTRLVDLSPEAFALPMTTYPMATFLTARAAGRRMIEQGSGVILTITASPSRTATPRMGGMAPAWSAVESLARGLAAELGPHGVRVVCLNAAGMPETTQLTEVYGLHADAYGISRDAFQDRMETLTLRKKLPTVAEIANVAAFVASDRSSAMTGAIANVTGGLVVD is encoded by the coding sequence GTGCTGCTGGAAAAGAAGAACGCGCTCGTTTACGGAGCGGGCGGGGCGATCGGAAGCGCCGTCGCGCTGGCCTTCGCCGCCGGGGGAGCCCGGGTCTTCCTCGCCGGGCGCACCCGCGCCGGTCTGGAGGTGGTCGCCGAGAAGATCCGGGCCGAGGGCGGTGTCGCCGACGTCGCCACGGTGGACGTGCTGGAGGTCGACGCCGTCGAAGCGCACGCGGACGCGGTGGTGAGCGAGGCGGGATCGCTCGACGTTTCGTTCAACGCGACCAGCCTCCCGCAGACGGGTATTCAGGGCACCCGGCTCGTCGACTTGTCTCCCGAGGCCTTCGCCCTGCCCATGACCACCTACCCCATGGCCACCTTCCTCACCGCCCGGGCCGCGGGACGGCGCATGATCGAGCAGGGATCGGGGGTGATCCTCACGATCACCGCATCTCCGTCGCGAACAGCCACTCCGCGAATGGGTGGGATGGCGCCGGCGTGGTCGGCGGTCGAATCGCTGGCACGGGGCCTGGCGGCCGAGCTCGGACCGCACGGTGTCCGCGTCGTGTGCCTGAACGCGGCGGGAATGCCGGAGACGACGCAGCTCACCGAGGTCTACGGCTTGCACGCCGACGCGTACGGCATCAGCCGCGACGCGTTCCAGGACCGCATGGAGACGCTGACACTGCGGAAGAAGCTGCCCACGGTCGCCGAGATCGCCAACGTGGCAGCGTTCGTCGCTTCGGACCGCTCCAGCGCGATGACCGGCGCGATCGCCAACGTCACCGGCGGCCTGGTCGTCGACTGA
- a CDS encoding MFS transporter: MGVLASRRFAVFFGARMVSLLGSSMTPVALAFAVLDASPDSGDLGIVLASNMVPMLALLLVGGSVADRFPRDLVLRLANLGSGATQLVAAGVLLTGNYSLPFLVCTEFANGVLTAFTTPALRGIVPQLVDRGLLRQANSLLSSARNISKVAGPSVAGVLVATVGGGWAIAADGLSFVVAGLAFSFLRLPPVVGSSRAGVLRGIREGWHAFRRITWLWQIVAAFTVVNIAQTGVWQVLGPTIARATIGEASWGAVLSVRAAGVLITGVVMYRVAARRLLSLGQVCAALSATPLIVLGTSPGFVALAAAALVAGLGGGVANVAWDTTVQENVPDHLLSRMAAYDDFGSYVGIPIGQLSAGPLASAFGAGPVATAGGVVLAVAALVPLLSPVVRKMRHTPAEAGSSAGGGG, encoded by the coding sequence ATGGGGGTTCTGGCGTCGCGGCGCTTCGCCGTGTTCTTCGGCGCGCGGATGGTGTCGTTGCTCGGCAGCTCGATGACGCCGGTGGCGCTCGCGTTCGCGGTGCTCGACGCCAGCCCGGACTCCGGGGACCTCGGCATCGTGCTGGCGTCGAACATGGTGCCGATGCTCGCGTTGCTGCTGGTCGGGGGCTCGGTGGCCGACCGCTTCCCGCGTGACCTGGTGCTGCGCCTCGCCAACCTGGGCAGCGGCGCGACCCAGCTCGTGGCGGCGGGGGTGCTGCTGACGGGAAACTACTCGCTGCCGTTCCTGGTGTGTACAGAGTTCGCCAACGGGGTGCTCACGGCGTTCACGACGCCGGCCCTGCGCGGGATCGTGCCGCAACTGGTCGACCGGGGGTTGTTGCGTCAGGCGAACTCGCTGCTGTCATCGGCGCGCAACATCTCGAAGGTGGCGGGGCCTTCCGTCGCGGGTGTCCTCGTGGCCACCGTCGGCGGCGGCTGGGCCATCGCGGCGGACGGCTTGTCGTTCGTGGTGGCCGGCCTGGCGTTCAGCTTTCTCCGCCTCCCTCCGGTCGTCGGCTCGTCGCGGGCGGGCGTCCTGCGCGGCATCCGCGAGGGCTGGCACGCGTTCCGGCGGATCACGTGGCTGTGGCAGATCGTGGCGGCGTTCACGGTCGTCAACATCGCGCAGACCGGCGTCTGGCAGGTCCTCGGGCCGACCATCGCGCGCGCCACCATCGGCGAGGCGTCGTGGGGTGCGGTGCTGAGCGTGCGGGCCGCGGGGGTGCTGATCACGGGTGTGGTCATGTACCGGGTGGCGGCTCGCCGGCTGCTGAGCTTGGGGCAGGTGTGCGCCGCCTTGTCGGCCACGCCGCTGATCGTGCTGGGGACTTCGCCGGGTTTCGTCGCGCTTGCTGCCGCGGCGCTGGTGGCAGGGCTCGGCGGTGGGGTCGCGAACGTCGCGTGGGATACGACGGTGCAGGAGAACGTCCCCGACCATCTGCTCTCGCGGATGGCCGCTTATGACGACTTCGGGTCTTATGTGGGGATTCCGATCGGTCAGCTGTCGGCGGGGCCGTTGGCTTCGGCGTTCGGCGCCGGGCCGGTGGCCACGGCCGGTGGGGTGGTGCTGGCGGTGGCGGCGTTGGTGCCGTTGTTGTCGCCGGTGGTGCGGAAGATGCGCCACACACCGGCAGAGGCCGGTTCGTCGGCGGGTGGCGGCGGCTAG
- a CDS encoding cytosine permease, with protein MSGIDAEVFGGRMPSGAGDFAIETHGIRPVPEANRFGRPWRLASVWFAPNLTMTAVFTGTLGSTLGLGFTTGFIVALVGTILGSLPPAYLSTWGPRTGAGQLPLARLPFGRTVVLPGLVQWLGSIAWDALVGLFGGEALAELTGLPFWLAVVLVLALQCLLGVFGYAVIHRVQAVMSAVLVVAFVALAVKVVLDHPITFTDSATGGDYAGAIVLFSTITLSLAISWAPYAADFSRYLPADTKPAGVFWFTLLGLVASYALGEGIGLALGSALGDQTAAGVSQLVGGGAVGGLALLVIALAAVSSNAMNDYSGSLALQTVGVRLRRPVSAVVVTVLAFVLILWMHSGDLSAKFENVLLFVSYWIPPFLGVVVPDWLRRTKHGRRFDIGAELRKPTRSWAALVAFLVGFAAAVPFMNTTVYTGPVAAALHGADLAYYAGFVVSLVAYLILRGEKKVDLQ; from the coding sequence ATGAGCGGGATCGACGCGGAAGTCTTCGGGGGACGCATGCCGTCCGGCGCGGGCGACTTCGCCATCGAGACGCACGGCATCAGGCCCGTGCCCGAGGCGAACCGGTTCGGCCGGCCGTGGCGGCTCGCGAGCGTGTGGTTCGCGCCCAACCTCACCATGACCGCCGTCTTCACCGGCACGCTCGGTTCGACGCTGGGGCTGGGCTTCACGACCGGGTTCATCGTCGCGCTCGTCGGCACGATCCTCGGCTCGCTGCCGCCCGCGTACCTGTCGACCTGGGGCCCGCGAACGGGCGCGGGCCAACTGCCGCTCGCGCGCCTGCCATTCGGCCGCACGGTGGTGCTGCCGGGGCTCGTGCAATGGCTCGGCAGCATCGCGTGGGACGCGCTGGTCGGGCTCTTCGGCGGCGAAGCGCTGGCGGAGCTCACAGGGCTGCCGTTCTGGCTCGCCGTGGTCCTCGTGCTGGCCCTGCAATGCCTGCTCGGCGTGTTCGGCTACGCCGTGATCCACCGCGTGCAGGCCGTGATGAGCGCGGTGCTCGTGGTCGCGTTCGTGGCGCTCGCGGTCAAGGTCGTCCTCGACCACCCGATCACCTTCACCGACTCCGCGACCGGCGGCGACTACGCGGGCGCCATCGTGCTGTTCTCCACGATCACGCTCAGCCTCGCCATCTCGTGGGCGCCCTACGCCGCCGACTTCAGCCGCTACCTGCCCGCCGACACGAAGCCGGCCGGGGTCTTCTGGTTCACGCTGCTCGGGCTCGTCGCGTCGTACGCGCTGGGTGAGGGCATCGGCCTCGCGCTCGGCTCGGCGCTGGGCGACCAGACCGCCGCCGGCGTCTCGCAGCTGGTCGGCGGCGGCGCGGTCGGCGGGCTGGCGCTGCTGGTGATCGCGCTGGCCGCCGTGTCGTCCAACGCCATGAACGACTACAGCGGCTCGCTCGCCCTCCAAACGGTCGGCGTGCGGCTGCGCCGCCCGGTGTCCGCGGTCGTGGTGACCGTGCTGGCGTTCGTGCTCATCCTCTGGATGCACAGCGGCGACCTGTCGGCGAAGTTCGAGAACGTGCTGCTGTTCGTGAGCTACTGGATCCCGCCGTTCCTGGGCGTCGTGGTGCCCGACTGGCTGCGTCGCACGAAGCACGGCCGACGCTTCGACATTGGCGCTGAGCTGCGGAAACCCACCCGGTCATGGGCGGCGCTCGTGGCGTTCTTGGTCGGCTTCGCGGCGGCGGTGCCGTTCATGAACACCACCGTCTACACCGGACCTGTCGCCGCCGCCCTGCACGGTGCGGATCTGGCGTACTACGCGGGGTTCGTGGTTTCGCTGGTGGCGTACTTGATCCTGCGCGGCGAAAAGAAGGTTGACCTCCAGTAA
- a CDS encoding SDR family NAD(P)-dependent oxidoreductase, with protein MPVAVITGASAGLGRALAGALVRREWTVLGTARGEEALRATADELGFTAVPGDVTDPAHRTALAEAAGPRLDLLVNNASSLGVSPLPPLADYPLEALESVYRTNVFAPLALTRTLLPALKTANGTLVDISSDAAVEPYEGWGAYGSAKAALDHATAVLGVENPELAVYAVDPGDLRTAMHQLAFPGEDISDRPLPETAVPAFLRLLDERLPSGRYRAADLATAVRS; from the coding sequence ATGCCAGTCGCTGTCATCACCGGCGCGTCAGCCGGTCTGGGGCGGGCCCTCGCCGGGGCCCTCGTCCGTCGCGAGTGGACAGTGCTGGGCACCGCGCGGGGTGAAGAAGCCTTGCGGGCCACGGCCGACGAGCTCGGCTTCACCGCCGTGCCCGGCGACGTGACGGACCCTGCGCACCGCACCGCCCTCGCCGAGGCCGCCGGGCCGCGGCTCGATCTGCTCGTGAACAACGCCAGCAGCCTCGGCGTCAGCCCGCTGCCCCCGCTGGCCGACTACCCGCTCGAAGCCCTGGAATCCGTCTACCGCACCAATGTCTTCGCGCCCCTCGCACTCACTCGAACGCTGCTGCCCGCGCTGAAAACCGCGAACGGCACTCTCGTCGACATCAGCTCCGACGCCGCCGTCGAACCCTACGAGGGCTGGGGTGCCTACGGCTCGGCGAAAGCCGCGCTCGACCACGCCACCGCCGTGCTCGGTGTCGAGAACCCGGAGCTCGCCGTCTACGCCGTCGACCCCGGTGACCTGCGCACGGCCATGCACCAGCTTGCCTTCCCCGGCGAGGACATCTCCGACCGCCCGCTGCCCGAGACGGCCGTGCCCGCGTTCCTCAGGCTGCTCGACGAACGCCTGCCCAGTGGCCGCTACCGCGCCGCCGACCTCGCCACGGCGGTGCGCTCGTGA
- a CDS encoding S-adenosylmethionine:tRNA ribosyltransferase-isomerase, with amino-acid sequence MTTPHTRFTLSDDLLAGAPPEARGLARDEVRLLTASPDGVHHATFREVGDHLRPGDLLVVNTSGTLPAAVDAVRGDHVVGVHFSTELDAVEFDEGTWVVELRAPGGPLLDGREGEHLALPAGAGLTLLEPHIAGRRRLWRARVDVEGGVGKYLALVGRPIRYGYVPRTWPLTDYQTVFARDPGSAEMPSAARPFTAELVTQLVSRGVLFAPILLHTGVSSPEAGEPPYAERYRVPATTAALVNWVRTQGGRVVAVGTTAVRALESAVVDGAVTAASGWTSLVLGPDHPAQVVDGLVTGLHTPEASHLLLLEAVVGPALVQRAYDAAIERRYLWHEFGDVSLLLSK; translated from the coding sequence GTGACCACCCCGCACACCCGCTTCACGCTGTCGGACGACCTGCTCGCCGGCGCGCCACCCGAAGCACGGGGCCTCGCCCGTGACGAGGTCCGGCTGCTCACCGCGAGCCCGGACGGCGTTCACCACGCCACGTTCCGCGAGGTCGGCGACCACCTGCGGCCCGGTGACCTGCTCGTCGTCAACACCTCGGGCACGCTGCCCGCCGCCGTCGACGCCGTACGCGGCGACCACGTCGTCGGCGTCCACTTCTCCACCGAGCTCGATGCCGTGGAATTCGACGAGGGCACCTGGGTCGTCGAACTCCGGGCCCCCGGTGGCCCGCTGCTCGACGGCCGCGAGGGCGAGCACCTCGCCCTGCCCGCCGGCGCCGGCCTCACCCTGCTCGAGCCGCACATCGCCGGCCGGCGACGGCTCTGGCGCGCCCGCGTCGACGTCGAAGGCGGCGTCGGGAAGTACCTGGCGCTCGTCGGCCGCCCCATCCGCTACGGCTACGTCCCGCGCACGTGGCCGCTCACCGACTACCAGACCGTGTTCGCCCGCGACCCCGGCTCGGCGGAAATGCCCAGCGCTGCCCGCCCCTTCACGGCGGAACTGGTGACGCAGCTGGTCTCCCGCGGTGTGCTCTTCGCGCCGATCCTGCTGCACACCGGCGTCTCGTCGCCGGAAGCGGGCGAGCCGCCGTACGCCGAGCGCTACCGCGTCCCCGCCACCACGGCCGCGCTGGTCAACTGGGTGCGCACGCAGGGTGGCCGCGTCGTCGCCGTGGGGACCACCGCGGTCCGCGCGCTGGAGTCGGCCGTGGTGGACGGCGCCGTCACCGCCGCGTCGGGCTGGACGTCGCTGGTGCTGGGCCCGGACCACCCGGCTCAGGTCGTCGACGGGCTCGTCACCGGCCTGCACACGCCTGAGGCCTCGCATCTGCTCCTGCTCGAGGCCGTCGTCGGCCCCGCCCTGGTGCAGCGCGCTTACGACGCGGCCATCGAACGGAGGTACCTCTGGCACGAGTTCGGCGACGTCTCGCTGCTGCTGAGCAAGTAA
- a CDS encoding ABC transporter substrate-binding protein — MRKLPRTRLFAAALVALTAVGALAGCSRADRPQAAATDEGAATEVRLGYFPNVTHAPALIGVDKGFFTQQLGKTKLTTQTFNAGPDEVNALLGKSLDMAFIGSGPAITAFSKSAGAIQLVSGAVSGGAQLVVKPDITSVDQLKGKTLTTPQLGNTQDVALKKFLAAKLLTGQVTVTTMDNPKTLDAFRKGDVDGGWLPEPWSSRLVLDAGAKVLVDEKSLWPDGRFPTTVVIVRSEFLQQHPDTVRAVLKGELAAIDWAKANPADAKTVVNGALKKLAGSSLSPAVLDRAFSGIELTTDPIPEQFPQLAQDSVTAGVAKSAVALKGFADFGPLNEVLQEAKQPAVEAPALAK; from the coding sequence GTGCGCAAGCTCCCGAGAACCCGTTTGTTCGCCGCCGCGCTCGTCGCGCTGACCGCAGTGGGCGCACTCGCGGGCTGTTCGCGCGCGGACCGGCCGCAGGCCGCGGCCACGGACGAAGGCGCGGCGACGGAGGTGCGCCTCGGCTACTTCCCGAACGTCACCCACGCGCCGGCGCTGATCGGCGTCGACAAGGGCTTCTTCACCCAGCAGCTGGGCAAGACGAAGCTGACCACGCAGACGTTCAACGCCGGCCCCGACGAGGTCAACGCGCTGCTCGGCAAGTCGCTCGACATGGCGTTCATCGGCTCGGGCCCGGCCATCACGGCCTTCAGCAAGTCCGCAGGCGCCATCCAGCTGGTCTCCGGCGCGGTCTCGGGCGGTGCCCAGCTCGTGGTGAAGCCGGACATCACCAGTGTCGACCAGCTCAAGGGCAAGACCCTGACGACGCCGCAGCTGGGCAACACCCAGGATGTGGCGCTCAAGAAGTTCTTGGCCGCCAAGTTGCTCACCGGCCAGGTCACCGTGACCACGATGGACAACCCGAAGACGCTCGACGCCTTCCGCAAGGGCGACGTCGACGGCGGCTGGCTGCCCGAGCCGTGGTCCTCGCGGCTGGTGCTCGACGCCGGCGCGAAGGTGCTCGTCGACGAGAAGTCGCTGTGGCCCGACGGCCGGTTCCCGACCACCGTGGTGATCGTGCGCAGCGAGTTCCTGCAGCAGCACCCCGACACCGTGCGCGCGGTGCTGAAGGGTGAGCTGGCGGCCATCGACTGGGCCAAGGCCAATCCGGCGGACGCGAAGACGGTCGTCAACGGAGCGCTCAAGAAACTCGCCGGCAGCTCGCTGAGCCCGGCCGTGCTCGACCGCGCGTTCTCCGGCATCGAGCTGACCACGGACCCGATCCCCGAGCAGTTCCCGCAGCTGGCGCAGGACTCCGTCACCGCGGGCGTCGCGAAGTCCGCCGTGGCGCTCAAGGGGTTCGCCGACTTCGGTCCGCTCAACGAGGTCCTGCAGGAAGCGAAGCAACCCGCCGTCGAAGCCCCCGCCCTGGCCAAGTGA
- a CDS encoding ABC transporter ATP-binding protein has product MTITLPSGRTEFTGTAAVRLAGVGKAFGPAGRAVVALDGVDLTVAPGEFVCLLGASGCGKSTLLNLVAGLDAPSAGEITLNTSRPAVMFQEAALMPWLTAARNVELPLRLAGFGRAERRHKAAELLDLVRLSGVGGKRPHELSGGMRQRVALARALAATHRVGGDAEQALLLMDEPFAALDAITRDVLQGELLRVWGRTGTSVLFVTHDVREAVRLGQRVVLLSSRPGRVVREWTDVPLADTEELTEEITGHLRKVISTHAAA; this is encoded by the coding sequence ATGACGATCACCCTCCCCAGTGGACGGACCGAGTTCACCGGCACGGCCGCGGTGCGGCTTGCCGGCGTCGGCAAGGCGTTCGGCCCGGCCGGGCGTGCGGTGGTCGCGCTCGACGGCGTGGACCTGACGGTGGCGCCGGGCGAGTTCGTGTGCCTGCTCGGTGCGTCCGGCTGCGGCAAGAGCACGCTGCTGAATCTCGTGGCCGGCCTCGACGCGCCATCGGCGGGGGAGATCACGCTCAACACCTCGCGCCCGGCGGTCATGTTCCAGGAGGCCGCGCTCATGCCGTGGCTCACGGCCGCGCGCAACGTCGAGCTGCCGCTGCGCCTGGCCGGGTTCGGCCGCGCCGAGCGCCGCCACAAGGCCGCCGAGCTGCTGGACCTGGTGCGCCTGAGCGGCGTGGGCGGGAAGCGTCCGCACGAGCTGTCCGGCGGCATGCGTCAGCGGGTGGCGCTGGCCCGCGCGCTCGCGGCGACCCACCGCGTCGGCGGCGACGCGGAGCAGGCCCTGCTGCTGATGGACGAGCCGTTCGCCGCGCTCGACGCCATTACCCGCGACGTGCTGCAGGGCGAGCTGCTGCGCGTGTGGGGGCGCACGGGCACGTCGGTGCTGTTCGTGACCCACGACGTGCGCGAGGCCGTGCGGCTGGGCCAGCGCGTGGTGCTGCTGTCTTCGCGCCCGGGCCGCGTGGTGCGTGAGTGGACCGACGTGCCGCTGGCCGACACCGAGGAGCTGACCGAGGAAATCACCGGCCACCTGCGAAAGGTGATCAGCACCCATGCCGCAGCCTGA
- a CDS encoding ABC transporter permease produces MPQPDGPVDELDAVGSGLDALDAPVGERRPSFWRRFAWGFLPPVVALVLLVVVWQILWAAAFWPEAQLPAPLAVWNEFWDRLTDGEVFGFIWTSLHRAALGFAAGVVIGTPLGLLVAKVRVVRAAIGPLLTGLQSLPSVAWVPAAILWFGINDAAIYFVVLLGSVPSIANGLVSGIDQIPPILPRVGQVMGARRLAAARHILLPAALPGFLAGLKQGWAFSWRSLMAAELIALSPQLGIGLGAYLNQGSSLNAIEKVIAAIFLILLVGIGIELLVFRPLERAVLRARGLTSSL; encoded by the coding sequence ATGCCGCAGCCTGACGGACCCGTCGACGAGCTGGATGCCGTCGGTTCCGGCCTCGACGCGCTCGACGCCCCAGTAGGGGAGCGCCGCCCGTCGTTCTGGCGCCGGTTCGCGTGGGGTTTCCTGCCGCCGGTCGTCGCGCTCGTGCTGCTCGTGGTCGTGTGGCAGATCCTGTGGGCCGCCGCGTTCTGGCCGGAGGCGCAGCTGCCCGCGCCGCTGGCCGTGTGGAACGAGTTCTGGGACCGCCTCACCGACGGCGAGGTGTTCGGCTTCATCTGGACGTCGCTGCACCGCGCCGCGCTCGGCTTCGCCGCGGGCGTGGTGATCGGGACGCCGCTGGGGCTGCTCGTCGCCAAGGTCCGCGTGGTGCGCGCGGCGATCGGGCCGCTGCTCACGGGGCTGCAGAGCCTGCCGTCGGTGGCCTGGGTGCCGGCCGCGATCCTGTGGTTCGGCATCAACGACGCGGCGATCTACTTCGTCGTGCTACTCGGGTCCGTGCCCTCGATCGCCAACGGCCTCGTATCCGGTATCGACCAGATCCCGCCGATCCTGCCGCGCGTCGGCCAGGTCATGGGCGCGCGCCGGCTGGCCGCGGCCCGCCACATCCTGCTGCCCGCCGCGTTGCCCGGCTTCCTCGCCGGGCTGAAGCAGGGCTGGGCGTTCTCGTGGCGTTCGCTGATGGCGGCCGAGCTCATCGCGCTGTCGCCGCAGCTCGGCATCGGCCTGGGCGCGTACTTGAACCAGGGCTCGTCGCTCAACGCGATCGAGAAGGTGATCGCGGCGATCTTCCTGATCCTGCTCGTCGGGATCGGGATCGAGCTGCTGGTGTTCCGGCCGCTGGAGCGCGCCGTGCTGCGGGCGCGCGGCCTCACGTCCTCGCTCTGA